A region from the Bos indicus x Bos taurus breed Angus x Brahman F1 hybrid chromosome 9, Bos_hybrid_MaternalHap_v2.0, whole genome shotgun sequence genome encodes:
- the FRMD1 gene encoding FERM domain-containing protein 1 isoform X1: protein MAGPSVAHRASRAALQLLRSLDLGLAPLPVFSQPEAHRALIPGSWQLETDGGRWSREPRAPRGMTAELRDVLVLLPMREQLRLAVGVQATGRELLQQVCDQTGIREAHFFGLSVVRNNEHVFMDLEQKLSKYFSKDWKRETCGPQGRGRPGAPFVAFLGVQYYVENGRLIRDRAARHLYYLQLKERVLRSQCAHREEAYFLLAAYGLQADLGNHRRLAHAGRYFQPQAYFPQWLIAKRGSAYVLRHAPALHREQRGLSPREAELRFIREACRLEDVPVHFFRLYKDKKEDRPTVVLGLTLRGLQVFQEVNRTPQLLYDFPWPHVEKLAFLGKRFELWPHGQPAARRLVYHTGCAWRSRHLLRLLRTSHQLHLGLQQARQQLQLLEEAEEKPCYRESYVSDARDGNQDPEPAGSGDHAGPDQRPPSLCSLLSAGSCCSSHAPAFEVHPQRAGPEEPGEMSVDEPEGVAALPTEEPPCSPSTSRSSPGCGGRASPQQPLAVVQVTLVSMRAPSAEATLHQVLEAKAAAGHADQHSRSLGHTRPEPAPRPAPRSRALGRALDSGPRGSVNSLSPSRLQKDQLPEEFVV, encoded by the exons ATGGCAGGACCATCTGTGGCTCACAGGGCATCACGGGCG GCATTGCAGCTACTTAGGAGCCTGGACCTTGGCCTGGCCCCATTGCCGGTGTTTTCCCAGCCAGAAGCTCACAGGGCGCTCATCCCCGGAAGCTGGCAGCTGG AAACAGACGGAGGACGCTGGTCCCGAGAACCGCGTGCACCCAGAGGGATGACAGCAGAGCTCCGGGACGTCTTGGTGCTGCTGCCCATGCGGGAGCAGCTGCGGCTGGCTGTGGGG GTGCAGGCCACCGGGCGTGAGCTCCTTCAGCAGGTGTGCGACCAGACcggcatcagggaagcccactttttcGGCCTCAGCGTGGTCAGAA ACAACGAGCACGTCTTCATGGATCTGGAGCAGAAGCTCAGCAAATACTTCTCCAAGGACTGGAAAAGAGAGACATGTGGA CCCCAGGGCCGTGGCAGGCCAGGCGCCCCCTTCGTGGCCTTCCTCGGGGTGCAGTACTACGTGGAAAACGGAAGGCTTATCAG GGACCGCGCGGCCCGGCACCTGTACTACCTCCAGCTGAAGGAGCGCGTGCTGCGCTCGCAGTGCGCCCACCGCGAGGAGGCCTACTTCCTGCTGGCCGCCTACGGGCTGCAGGCCGACTTGGGCAACCACCGCCGGTTAGCGCACGCCGGCCGCTACTTCCAGCCGCAGGCCTACTTCCCGCAGTGG CTCATCGCCAAGAGGGGCAGCGCCTATGTCCTCAGACACGCACCCGCCCTGCACCGCGAGCAGCGCGGCCTGAGCCCCCGGGAGGCCGAGCTGCGCTTCATCCGGGAGGCTTGCCGGCTGGAGGACGTCCCCGTGCACTTCTTCAGGCTCTACAAG GATAAGAAGGAGGACCGACCCACCGTCGTCCTGGGCCTGACGCTCAGAGGGCTGCAGGTCTTCCAG GAGGTGAACCGCACCCCGCAACTGCTCTACGACTTCCCCTGGCCCCATGTTGAGAAGCTGGCCTTTCTG GGCAAGAGGTTCGAGCTCTGGCCACACGGGCAGCCCGCGGCCCGGAGGCTTGTGTACCACACGGGCTGCGCCTGGCGCTCCCGCCACCTGCTGCGCCTGCTCCGTACCAGCCACCAGCTGCACCTGGGCCTGCAGCAGGCGCGCCAGCAGCTGCAGCTGCTCGAGGAGGCGGAAG AGAAGCCGTGCTACCGGGAGTCCTACGTCAGCGACGCGCGGGACGGCAACCAGGACCCGGAGCCGGCCGGCAGCGGGGACCACGCAGGGCCAGACCAACGTCCCCCGAGTCTCTGCTCGCTCCTCTCGGCCGGCAGCTGCTGCAGCTCCCACGCACCGGCCTTCGAGGTCCACCCCCAGCGGGCGGGGCCCGAGGAGCCCGGGGAGATGTCGGTGGACGAGCCCGAGGGGGTCGCGGCGCTCCCCACAGAGGAGCCCCCCTGCAGCCCAAGCACCAGCCGGAGCAGCCCTGGCTGCGGCGGCAGAG CCTCCCCGCAGCAGCCGCTGGCCGTGGTGCAGGTCACGCTGGTCAGCATGAGGGCCCCAAGCGCGGAGGCCACCCTGCACCAG GTCCTGGAGGCCAAGGCGGCAGCTGGACACGCAGACCAGCACAGCCGAAGCCTGGGCCACACGCGCCCTGAGCCCGCCCCGCGCCCAGCACCCCGCAGCCGTGCCCTCGGCCGAGCGCTGGACTCCGGGCCGAGGGGGTCCGTGAACTCCCTGTCCCCCAGCCGGCTCCAGAAGGACCAGCTCCCGGAGGAGTTTGTGGTGTAG
- the FRMD1 gene encoding FERM domain-containing protein 1 isoform X3, with amino-acid sequence MTAELRDVLVLLPMREQLRLAVGVQATGRELLQQVCDQTGIREAHFFGLSVVRNNEHVFMDLEQKLSKYFSKDWKRETCGPQGRGRPGAPFVAFLGVQYYVENGRLIRDRAARHLYYLQLKERVLRSQCAHREEAYFLLAAYGLQADLGNHRRLAHAGRYFQPQAYFPQWLIAKRGSAYVLRHAPALHREQRGLSPREAELRFIREACRLEDVPVHFFRLYKDKKEDRPTVVLGLTLRGLQVFQEVNRTPQLLYDFPWPHVEKLAFLGKRFELWPHGQPAARRLVYHTGCAWRSRHLLRLLRTSHQLHLGLQQARQQLQLLEEAEEKPCYRESYVSDARDGNQDPEPAGSGDHAGPDQRPPSLCSLLSAGSCCSSHAPAFEVHPQRAGPEEPGEMSVDEPEGVAALPTEEPPCSPSTSRSSPGCGGRASPQQPLAVVQVTLVSMRAPSAEATLHQVLEAKAAAGHADQHSRSLGHTRPEPAPRPAPRSRALGRALDSGPRGSVNSLSPSRLQKDQLPEEFVV; translated from the exons ATGACAGCAGAGCTCCGGGACGTCTTGGTGCTGCTGCCCATGCGGGAGCAGCTGCGGCTGGCTGTGGGG GTGCAGGCCACCGGGCGTGAGCTCCTTCAGCAGGTGTGCGACCAGACcggcatcagggaagcccactttttcGGCCTCAGCGTGGTCAGAA ACAACGAGCACGTCTTCATGGATCTGGAGCAGAAGCTCAGCAAATACTTCTCCAAGGACTGGAAAAGAGAGACATGTGGA CCCCAGGGCCGTGGCAGGCCAGGCGCCCCCTTCGTGGCCTTCCTCGGGGTGCAGTACTACGTGGAAAACGGAAGGCTTATCAG GGACCGCGCGGCCCGGCACCTGTACTACCTCCAGCTGAAGGAGCGCGTGCTGCGCTCGCAGTGCGCCCACCGCGAGGAGGCCTACTTCCTGCTGGCCGCCTACGGGCTGCAGGCCGACTTGGGCAACCACCGCCGGTTAGCGCACGCCGGCCGCTACTTCCAGCCGCAGGCCTACTTCCCGCAGTGG CTCATCGCCAAGAGGGGCAGCGCCTATGTCCTCAGACACGCACCCGCCCTGCACCGCGAGCAGCGCGGCCTGAGCCCCCGGGAGGCCGAGCTGCGCTTCATCCGGGAGGCTTGCCGGCTGGAGGACGTCCCCGTGCACTTCTTCAGGCTCTACAAG GATAAGAAGGAGGACCGACCCACCGTCGTCCTGGGCCTGACGCTCAGAGGGCTGCAGGTCTTCCAG GAGGTGAACCGCACCCCGCAACTGCTCTACGACTTCCCCTGGCCCCATGTTGAGAAGCTGGCCTTTCTG GGCAAGAGGTTCGAGCTCTGGCCACACGGGCAGCCCGCGGCCCGGAGGCTTGTGTACCACACGGGCTGCGCCTGGCGCTCCCGCCACCTGCTGCGCCTGCTCCGTACCAGCCACCAGCTGCACCTGGGCCTGCAGCAGGCGCGCCAGCAGCTGCAGCTGCTCGAGGAGGCGGAAG AGAAGCCGTGCTACCGGGAGTCCTACGTCAGCGACGCGCGGGACGGCAACCAGGACCCGGAGCCGGCCGGCAGCGGGGACCACGCAGGGCCAGACCAACGTCCCCCGAGTCTCTGCTCGCTCCTCTCGGCCGGCAGCTGCTGCAGCTCCCACGCACCGGCCTTCGAGGTCCACCCCCAGCGGGCGGGGCCCGAGGAGCCCGGGGAGATGTCGGTGGACGAGCCCGAGGGGGTCGCGGCGCTCCCCACAGAGGAGCCCCCCTGCAGCCCAAGCACCAGCCGGAGCAGCCCTGGCTGCGGCGGCAGAG CCTCCCCGCAGCAGCCGCTGGCCGTGGTGCAGGTCACGCTGGTCAGCATGAGGGCCCCAAGCGCGGAGGCCACCCTGCACCAG GTCCTGGAGGCCAAGGCGGCAGCTGGACACGCAGACCAGCACAGCCGAAGCCTGGGCCACACGCGCCCTGAGCCCGCCCCGCGCCCAGCACCCCGCAGCCGTGCCCTCGGCCGAGCGCTGGACTCCGGGCCGAGGGGGTCCGTGAACTCCCTGTCCCCCAGCCGGCTCCAGAAGGACCAGCTCCCGGAGGAGTTTGTGGTGTAG
- the FRMD1 gene encoding FERM domain-containing protein 1 isoform X2 — protein sequence MAGPSVAHRASRAALQLLRSLDLGLAPLPVFSQPEAHRALIPGSWQLETDGGRWSREPRAPRGMTAELRDVLVLLPMREQLRLAVGVQATGRELLQQVCDQTGIREAHFFGLSVVRNNEHVFMDLEQKLSKYFSKDWKRETCGGRGRPGAPFVAFLGVQYYVENGRLIRDRAARHLYYLQLKERVLRSQCAHREEAYFLLAAYGLQADLGNHRRLAHAGRYFQPQAYFPQWLIAKRGSAYVLRHAPALHREQRGLSPREAELRFIREACRLEDVPVHFFRLYKDKKEDRPTVVLGLTLRGLQVFQEVNRTPQLLYDFPWPHVEKLAFLGKRFELWPHGQPAARRLVYHTGCAWRSRHLLRLLRTSHQLHLGLQQARQQLQLLEEAEEKPCYRESYVSDARDGNQDPEPAGSGDHAGPDQRPPSLCSLLSAGSCCSSHAPAFEVHPQRAGPEEPGEMSVDEPEGVAALPTEEPPCSPSTSRSSPGCGGRASPQQPLAVVQVTLVSMRAPSAEATLHQVLEAKAAAGHADQHSRSLGHTRPEPAPRPAPRSRALGRALDSGPRGSVNSLSPSRLQKDQLPEEFVV from the exons ATGGCAGGACCATCTGTGGCTCACAGGGCATCACGGGCG GCATTGCAGCTACTTAGGAGCCTGGACCTTGGCCTGGCCCCATTGCCGGTGTTTTCCCAGCCAGAAGCTCACAGGGCGCTCATCCCCGGAAGCTGGCAGCTGG AAACAGACGGAGGACGCTGGTCCCGAGAACCGCGTGCACCCAGAGGGATGACAGCAGAGCTCCGGGACGTCTTGGTGCTGCTGCCCATGCGGGAGCAGCTGCGGCTGGCTGTGGGG GTGCAGGCCACCGGGCGTGAGCTCCTTCAGCAGGTGTGCGACCAGACcggcatcagggaagcccactttttcGGCCTCAGCGTGGTCAGAA ACAACGAGCACGTCTTCATGGATCTGGAGCAGAAGCTCAGCAAATACTTCTCCAAGGACTGGAAAAGAGAGACATGTGGA GGCCGTGGCAGGCCAGGCGCCCCCTTCGTGGCCTTCCTCGGGGTGCAGTACTACGTGGAAAACGGAAGGCTTATCAG GGACCGCGCGGCCCGGCACCTGTACTACCTCCAGCTGAAGGAGCGCGTGCTGCGCTCGCAGTGCGCCCACCGCGAGGAGGCCTACTTCCTGCTGGCCGCCTACGGGCTGCAGGCCGACTTGGGCAACCACCGCCGGTTAGCGCACGCCGGCCGCTACTTCCAGCCGCAGGCCTACTTCCCGCAGTGG CTCATCGCCAAGAGGGGCAGCGCCTATGTCCTCAGACACGCACCCGCCCTGCACCGCGAGCAGCGCGGCCTGAGCCCCCGGGAGGCCGAGCTGCGCTTCATCCGGGAGGCTTGCCGGCTGGAGGACGTCCCCGTGCACTTCTTCAGGCTCTACAAG GATAAGAAGGAGGACCGACCCACCGTCGTCCTGGGCCTGACGCTCAGAGGGCTGCAGGTCTTCCAG GAGGTGAACCGCACCCCGCAACTGCTCTACGACTTCCCCTGGCCCCATGTTGAGAAGCTGGCCTTTCTG GGCAAGAGGTTCGAGCTCTGGCCACACGGGCAGCCCGCGGCCCGGAGGCTTGTGTACCACACGGGCTGCGCCTGGCGCTCCCGCCACCTGCTGCGCCTGCTCCGTACCAGCCACCAGCTGCACCTGGGCCTGCAGCAGGCGCGCCAGCAGCTGCAGCTGCTCGAGGAGGCGGAAG AGAAGCCGTGCTACCGGGAGTCCTACGTCAGCGACGCGCGGGACGGCAACCAGGACCCGGAGCCGGCCGGCAGCGGGGACCACGCAGGGCCAGACCAACGTCCCCCGAGTCTCTGCTCGCTCCTCTCGGCCGGCAGCTGCTGCAGCTCCCACGCACCGGCCTTCGAGGTCCACCCCCAGCGGGCGGGGCCCGAGGAGCCCGGGGAGATGTCGGTGGACGAGCCCGAGGGGGTCGCGGCGCTCCCCACAGAGGAGCCCCCCTGCAGCCCAAGCACCAGCCGGAGCAGCCCTGGCTGCGGCGGCAGAG CCTCCCCGCAGCAGCCGCTGGCCGTGGTGCAGGTCACGCTGGTCAGCATGAGGGCCCCAAGCGCGGAGGCCACCCTGCACCAG GTCCTGGAGGCCAAGGCGGCAGCTGGACACGCAGACCAGCACAGCCGAAGCCTGGGCCACACGCGCCCTGAGCCCGCCCCGCGCCCAGCACCCCGCAGCCGTGCCCTCGGCCGAGCGCTGGACTCCGGGCCGAGGGGGTCCGTGAACTCCCTGTCCCCCAGCCGGCTCCAGAAGGACCAGCTCCCGGAGGAGTTTGTGGTGTAG
- the FRMD1 gene encoding FERM domain-containing protein 1 isoform X4 has translation MAGPSVAHRASRAALQLLRSLDLGLAPLPVFSQPEAHRALIPGSWQLETDGGRWSREPRAPRGMTAELRDVLVLLPMREQLRLAVGVQATGRELLQQVCDQTGIREAHFFGLSVVRNNEHVFMDLEQKLSKYFSKDWKRETCGPQGRGRPGAPFVAFLGVQYYVENGRLIRDRAARHLYYLQLKERVLRSQCAHREEAYFLLAAYGLQADLGNHRRLAHAGRYFQPQAYFPQWLIAKRGSAYVLRHAPALHREQRGLSPREAELRFIREACRLEDVPVHFFRLYKDKKEDRPTVVLGLTLRGLQVFQEVNRTPQLLYDFPWPHVEKLAFLGKRFELWPHGQPAARRLVYHTGCAWRSRHLLRLLRTSHQLHLGLQQARQQLQLLEEAEEKPCYRESYVSDARDGNQDPEPAGSGDHAGPDQRPPSLCSLLSAGSCCSSHAPAFEVHPQRAGPEEPGEMSVDEPEGVAALPTEEPPCSPSTSRSSPGCGGRGGRAGSPRGQGKRSLPPG, from the exons ATGGCAGGACCATCTGTGGCTCACAGGGCATCACGGGCG GCATTGCAGCTACTTAGGAGCCTGGACCTTGGCCTGGCCCCATTGCCGGTGTTTTCCCAGCCAGAAGCTCACAGGGCGCTCATCCCCGGAAGCTGGCAGCTGG AAACAGACGGAGGACGCTGGTCCCGAGAACCGCGTGCACCCAGAGGGATGACAGCAGAGCTCCGGGACGTCTTGGTGCTGCTGCCCATGCGGGAGCAGCTGCGGCTGGCTGTGGGG GTGCAGGCCACCGGGCGTGAGCTCCTTCAGCAGGTGTGCGACCAGACcggcatcagggaagcccactttttcGGCCTCAGCGTGGTCAGAA ACAACGAGCACGTCTTCATGGATCTGGAGCAGAAGCTCAGCAAATACTTCTCCAAGGACTGGAAAAGAGAGACATGTGGA CCCCAGGGCCGTGGCAGGCCAGGCGCCCCCTTCGTGGCCTTCCTCGGGGTGCAGTACTACGTGGAAAACGGAAGGCTTATCAG GGACCGCGCGGCCCGGCACCTGTACTACCTCCAGCTGAAGGAGCGCGTGCTGCGCTCGCAGTGCGCCCACCGCGAGGAGGCCTACTTCCTGCTGGCCGCCTACGGGCTGCAGGCCGACTTGGGCAACCACCGCCGGTTAGCGCACGCCGGCCGCTACTTCCAGCCGCAGGCCTACTTCCCGCAGTGG CTCATCGCCAAGAGGGGCAGCGCCTATGTCCTCAGACACGCACCCGCCCTGCACCGCGAGCAGCGCGGCCTGAGCCCCCGGGAGGCCGAGCTGCGCTTCATCCGGGAGGCTTGCCGGCTGGAGGACGTCCCCGTGCACTTCTTCAGGCTCTACAAG GATAAGAAGGAGGACCGACCCACCGTCGTCCTGGGCCTGACGCTCAGAGGGCTGCAGGTCTTCCAG GAGGTGAACCGCACCCCGCAACTGCTCTACGACTTCCCCTGGCCCCATGTTGAGAAGCTGGCCTTTCTG GGCAAGAGGTTCGAGCTCTGGCCACACGGGCAGCCCGCGGCCCGGAGGCTTGTGTACCACACGGGCTGCGCCTGGCGCTCCCGCCACCTGCTGCGCCTGCTCCGTACCAGCCACCAGCTGCACCTGGGCCTGCAGCAGGCGCGCCAGCAGCTGCAGCTGCTCGAGGAGGCGGAAG AGAAGCCGTGCTACCGGGAGTCCTACGTCAGCGACGCGCGGGACGGCAACCAGGACCCGGAGCCGGCCGGCAGCGGGGACCACGCAGGGCCAGACCAACGTCCCCCGAGTCTCTGCTCGCTCCTCTCGGCCGGCAGCTGCTGCAGCTCCCACGCACCGGCCTTCGAGGTCCACCCCCAGCGGGCGGGGCCCGAGGAGCCCGGGGAGATGTCGGTGGACGAGCCCGAGGGGGTCGCGGCGCTCCCCACAGAGGAGCCCCCCTGCAGCCCAAGCACCAGCCGGAGCAGCCCTGGCTGCGGCGGCAGAGGTGGGCGCGCGGGGTCCCCCCGGGGCCAGGGGAAACGGAGCCTGCCACCTGGCTAG